One Bufo gargarizans isolate SCDJY-AF-19 chromosome 3, ASM1485885v1, whole genome shotgun sequence DNA segment encodes these proteins:
- the LOC122932005 gene encoding uncharacterized protein LOC122932005 — protein MEEGASGPGSTGQGRSPNSAGDSLSTTTISSGSFLTSEKTDSSPGNSAPEVAFDVTASDNHLSYTFHSLDPKHDFDISISSCARSDATGSPQNMQDRSQSSSNTRGSPAVTHSTPALSSSVGLFHSLNIRRSSPRRQNEADFSGSFLPLHPECTHNEPNLRRRGDSGQEQDQETPFQHGVLQRLMMPVTDLSLVGTSLPS, from the exons ATGGAGGAAGGAGCTTCTGGCCCA GGGTCGACCGGACAAGGACGGAGCCCAAATTCAGCCGGCGATTCTTTGTCCACTACAACTATATCATCCGGCAGCTTCCTGACCAGCGAGAAGACCGACTCCAGTCCTGGAAACTCTG CTCCTGAAGTTGCTTTTGATGTTACAGCTTCTGATAACCACCTCTCGTATACATTTCACTCTCTGGATCCAAAACATGACTTCGATATCTCCATTTCATCCTGCGCCCGATCAGATGCCACCGGGAGCCCACAGAACATGCAGGATCGGAGTCAG AGCTCCAGTAACACCAGAGGAAGCCCTGCAGTAACGCACAGCACGCCGGCTCTGAGCTCATCTGTCGGCTTATTCCACTCACTGAACATCAGGAGAAGTTCACCTAGGAGGCAGAACGAAGCAG ATTTTTCTGGATCTTTCCTCCCATTACACCCAGAGTGCACCCATAATGAGCCAAATCTGCGCCGCCGTGGAGATTCTGGTCAGGAACAGGACCAGGAAACTCCTTTCCAGCATGGCGTCTTGCAGCGTCTCATGATGCCAGTCACAGACCTTTCACTAGTCGGCACTTCTCTACCATCCTGA